One Pristiophorus japonicus isolate sPriJap1 unplaced genomic scaffold, sPriJap1.hap1 HAP1_SCAFFOLD_426, whole genome shotgun sequence genomic region harbors:
- the LOC139251245 gene encoding probable G-protein coupled receptor 139 — MAAADLQVVILDLILRQIPVRFSSHFHFVMSIPVCNIHAVLLYAATDCSVWFTVTFTFDRFVAICCQKLKTKYCTERTAAVVLGTVTVLSCLKDIFWYFMLTGKYYLYNDPWFCYRRDGVVGSRVWAIIELLHYILTPFVPFVLILLLNALTVRHILVASRARRRLRGPSHGGGPRDPEMESRRKSVILLFVISGNFILLWSTYMVYSICNRLWYIGFNAVSLPLCVQELGFMLQLLSCCTNTCIYAVTQTKFREQLKNVMKYPFNRIVKCIKQ; from the coding sequence atggcagcagcggatctacaggtcgttatcctcgacctgatattgaggcaaATTCCAGTTCGTTTTTCGAGTCACTTCCATTTCGTGATGTCCATTCctgtgtgtaatatccacgccgtcctgctgtatgcagccacagactgctctgtctggttcaccgtcactttcaccttcgatcgatttgtggccatttgttgccagaagctgaaaaccaaatattgcaccgagagaacagcggctgtggttctgggaacagtgactgtgctgagctgtttaaaggatattttctggtattttatgttaACGGGTAAATATTACCTCTACAACGATCCCTGGTTTTGTTATAGACGAGATGGTGTTGTTGGTTCAAGAGTCTGGGCAATAATCGAACTCCTTCATTATATTCTCACCCCTTTTGTCCCATTTGTTCTcatcctgctgctcaatgctctcaccgtcagacacattttagtggccagcagagctcgcaggagactccggggtcccAGCCATGGGGGGGGTCCCAGAGACCCTGAGATGGAGAGCCGCAGGAAATCTGTCATTTTATtgtttgttatctcggggaatttcatcctgttatggtcaACGTATATGGTGTATTCTATATGCAACCGACTGTGGTACATTGGATTTAATGCTGTATCTCTACCTCTCTGTGTACAAGAGCTGGGCTTCATGCTGcaactcctgagttgctgcaccaacacttgtatttatgctgtgacccagactaagttcagagagcagttaaagAATGTGATGAAATATCCCTTTAATAGAATTGTCAAATGCATTAAACAATAA